One Sodalinema gerasimenkoae IPPAS B-353 DNA segment encodes these proteins:
- a CDS encoding phosphatidate cytidylyltransferase has product MSWSRLVSGIVAIIVALTTTLLGGWSFVLFFAVIAFLGQREYFQLVRAKGLIPAAKTTFVLSQVLLLTAAIAPELVNVLFPLLGAMICAYLLFQPKLASIADISTSILGLFYGGLLPSYWIRIRLELNGLTVLSIRPPFGGDDVTVASGLPGWAGSDWGLGPWTSETAPWLSQGFCITVLAFLCIWAADIGAYFFGKTFGRTRLSAVSPKKTVEGAVFGIFGSTAVGILGAHLLSWQYWIWTGAAIGLIIGLGSLMGDLTESMMKRDAGVKDSGQLIPGHGGILDRTDSYIFTAPLVYYFVTLLLPLLD; this is encoded by the coding sequence ATGTCTTGGTCTCGGCTCGTCAGTGGCATTGTTGCCATTATTGTGGCATTAACGACCACCCTTCTCGGCGGATGGTCGTTTGTCTTATTCTTTGCCGTGATTGCCTTCTTGGGCCAACGGGAGTACTTTCAGCTAGTTCGCGCCAAGGGGCTGATTCCGGCTGCTAAAACCACCTTTGTATTATCACAAGTGCTGCTGCTGACAGCGGCGATCGCCCCGGAGTTAGTCAATGTCTTGTTTCCCCTATTGGGGGCCATGATTTGCGCCTATCTCCTATTTCAGCCGAAGCTGGCCTCCATCGCCGATATTTCCACCTCCATCTTAGGACTGTTCTATGGCGGGCTATTGCCAAGCTATTGGATTCGCATCCGCCTCGAACTCAATGGATTGACGGTCCTCTCCATACGGCCTCCCTTCGGGGGCGACGACGTCACCGTGGCCAGTGGTCTACCGGGCTGGGCTGGTTCAGACTGGGGCCTGGGGCCTTGGACCTCAGAAACGGCTCCCTGGCTGTCTCAAGGCTTTTGTATCACTGTCTTAGCCTTCCTCTGCATTTGGGCCGCGGACATTGGCGCCTATTTTTTTGGCAAAACCTTTGGTCGCACTCGCCTGTCGGCCGTCAGTCCCAAGAAAACTGTTGAGGGAGCCGTCTTTGGGATTTTCGGCAGTACGGCAGTGGGAATTTTGGGGGCGCACCTGTTAAGTTGGCAGTATTGGATCTGGACGGGAGCTGCAATTGGCTTAATAATTGGCTTAGGAAGCCTTATGGGCGACCTGACCGAATCGATGATGAAACGAGATGCCGGCGTTAAAGATTCCGGACAACTCATTCCCGGCCATGGTGGCATTCTCGATCGCACCGATAGTTATATTTTTACCGCACCGTTGGTCTATTACTTTGTCACCTTGCTGTTGCCCTTGCTAGACT